The genomic stretch TATGACCTATTTAAAGTAATAATATCAAAGATTTGGAAGATTACATACAAACGGGTGGGCGTGCCGGAGTGGTTATCGGGCATGACTAGAAATCATGTGGGCTCTGCCCGCGCAGGTTCGAATCCTGCCGCTCACGTAATCACtagtctttttcccttttttattttcgtaaaCTATTTTATTatcagataaaataaaattaaaaaacgaaaaggaaaaaagagagaattaaaaTGACGCTAGAAGGAGGGCTTGAACCTCCGACCTTGTGGTTAACAGCCACACGCTCTAGCCAACTGAGCTATTCCAGCTTGACGTTCTACCGttgcaatttattttatttacttaaCATTATCGCGATCACGGTCCTTTCTAAATCGATGGGTGGCGACTCTAATTTGGTATCTAGATTCACGATTTTTTCTTCATCCCCGTCAATTACTTGAAAGTTGAATCtagaattttgagaaaatcttaTAGGCCAAGGCATTACTAGCTAGAGACCCCTCGGCCTATGAGATTCGGACGCTACGTTTGCATGAACCACATTGCTCTTGCTTCCAACAGAAACTGATCAGATTAGTTAAGCAGAAATAACTAGCAAGTCTCCGGTCATCGCGGCATAATTTACTCGTTTGCTCTTTTCTTTCGAAATGTGTAAATACTTATCCGTTAGATAGTACAGGTTTCCGTGCGATTACGGGCATATTCCGGATGAACAGACGATATTGTAGAATACAAAATCGAACATGGTTCGGTCGGTGTAAGCTACGTCCTTGAGGTGAGCAGCACAAGATTCTATTATTGATACAACGAAGATTACAATCACACTTCACTCACTCTCAATGTTTCCCAAGCCCAATTATACCCAATAACTCATACATTGTTTAGCCCTCGCAATTCCTCACGAAATGATcactcaatctcacaaaggaattcactaatctcataaaaaaaaatttcgatttcGACACTCTCGAATTGCCTCTTGGATACTCTTCACAACGAAATAACTTCTTGTGAATAGGCAAGAGTTAAATCTAGGTAAGGAAATCCACCGACCTATTCAAAATAGAGAACTAGCTCTAACGAGGAAATCTATTCAAATTAGAATGGTTTAAACTCAAGACATAATTTCAATGAACAGCGCTGTGTTAGTGTTCTTGACTCGAAAGAGCTATATGGGAACAAAAACCACAATCTCAGCAACAGATGCTTTGGAGGTGAATTCAGTGGGCCTCGCGGCCCATACCTTACCATGAGTTTCCATTGCCAATTTGGCTCATGGGCTATTTCATCATAGTGAGATCTGAGATGGACCTGAGCACTACTGTTCCCTTAAGAGGTATTAAGGGGGAAGTAAAGCATCGTTCTTTGGACAGTCAATATGCTTAATTTGAGCAATGCTGGACATTTATTAAGAGAGTTCTAGTTAGATTTTGGTAAATATGTCTAGCATTTCTCAGACACAAATTGCATGGCCATCTAATGATTCATGCATACTATGAGAATACCGTAAAACCCGCATCATTCATTCTCCTTGTAAATGACCCGCCAATCTTTGATGAGGAGAAAATGTTCAATCAGCCTTAAACTAATTATACATATGGAAATTCAGCCCTAAACGTTCTAATTCTATCAATTCGGATCCTAAATGTTTTGAGGCCAATGTAGTCCCTCACGACAATTTTTGCCGGAAATCGCCACCGTGGCaatgtgccatgtaggacggccaACGGTAGTAAGATAGCCACATAGGCGACTAAgggaaaattggtcaaatgtgctacattgaaatttcgcgcaaacatttatgacaaaattgaaaggtttaggaccgaattgacatccGTGCAATAGGAACAGAATGAATTGTGTACCTATCCCCTAAATAAGAGATGATACGGCAAACTAGATGAACATAGGtgacaatcaatcaaagaaatcGGTACCTTGGTTCTTCAGAAAATGGTTGTTAGGAAAGACAGATCCCAAGTCAATAGAATCGGGAATTGCCACCACGTAGCATTATAAGTTTCTTGGGACTGCCAATCGACGACCAGAACCAAACCAATTCATTGCTATTTCCTTAAAGCCGTCATTTTAGACTTCCCTATCCTACAGAAATGCATCTAATTCACTTCGCATCCTCGACTTTAAAGAAAGAGGAACATGGTTTTGACCATGCTCCCTGTTACTTCGTTATGAAGATGAAAATGTGTCGCGGTAAATGAGAAATGTTTAAGGGAATGTTCGTTTCTTTAGGAAGAATGGACCGGTTCAACAAGTATGAATTAAGTATCTCCCGGCTGATTTAAAACGACATGTTTTAGGACTTGAGCCTGTATGTCTGAAATCGCATGTGATATGTAACGGTACTTGACGCGGTGTAACCAATTGCCGCATTGTGGCAAATAAGCATATGAGAGAAGATGGGAACAAGATTTAAGAATGGAAGCACGAAAATTTGATAAGGCAGAAATTATTGTATAGTTGCCGGAGAGGATGGCAACGGGCACGAGCTTGATCAAATTGAGGTCGATGTCCCGACCCTCGCATAGTGTCTCGTGCTTTGTGGGCGGCGGAATTTTTGCCTCTGCTCTTCGTTTCTTGTGAGAAAAAACTTGCTTTCCTTCTCTCACGTCCACAAAACTAGATCCACATGGGGAACTACTGCACAAGTTCATATAGCATCATACATTGGTGGCTCAAAACCACATATCGATCGACAAAAAGGGCTTCTACAATTGTCCAtcaattcatatatatatatatatatatagaaaacaAATGAATCAACTATCCAGTAgcaggaaaaattgtccaaaaaatcctaaattggccaattgagtcctaaaccttgtaattgtgccaatttgagTCCtaacattttgatatttttttttcaatttagtctttctgacctatttttcttcaaatattgctAGCATGGATGCTAGCCATTCTACATGGTACGGTTGAGGccgatgtgaatttttttaatttgttattgaatttgttattgattttcttcttcttttacttaTATTATTGTTAAGCGCCAACTAGGGGATGCTGGCCAATGGCGATGCCCGGCGACCCCCCATCGGCCATTAGGAGAGTGCCTATGAGCCCTCATCGGCCACAGGTGAAACTCGCGAAGCCCCTCCCGGCAGCTAGTGAGGCTCGCAGCCCTCACTTTGTGGTTGGCAACCCCTTGTCGGCtcttaacaaagaaaaaaatagaaaaagaaataaataattcacATCGGCATCAATCATGTCATGTACGATGACCGGCTTCCACGCCAATAATTTCAGCTAAATTTGgacggaatgactaaattgacaaattatcaaggCATTTAGTATTCAATTGGCACAGTTacaagatttatgactcaattggtcaaAGTGTAAtgagtttaagactttttccaCAACTTTCCCATAGATTGCATGTTATATCACGGCAGTATGTCGCCCGCTATAATCGGTACGTGAAGACTTTAAATTCATGTGGCTTCCCcatctcctctccctctctagcTGCAGTCCCACATGGGGGCTATTCGAACGAACGAGAGAGGCCTGGCCAAAGAATAATAGCAAAAAGCTGACTGGTGGATGGAGCATATCACGCCTTATTAGGTCTCTTAAGCGAGATATGCAATAGTATAGATTAAATTCGTGGAATGTGATCGATGACAGAATGAATGACACACATGCAATAGAAAGGCAAAAAGAGTCCCACGTGCTGTGGAAGGAGGGGGAACAAGCAGGAAGGAGCCTCTTCAAATTTAGAATTAATGGTGAATATTTTGTACTAAGTCTTAAAGtcaaaaccctaaaaatgcGTGGGAATCTGAGACGTGGGTTCGCGACGGATCCGGCGATGCTCTTGCTCTTTTGCTCCTATTTTTCtatcctcgtcttcttctttctattaATCCCCCTGCCAGCTAACAATCCCGATACAAAAGATTAATAATTCTCAAGCAATTCTCCATTCAATTCCTCctctcgttctttttttttttttttttaaccctctTGTCTCGCATCGGTTTCGGAGCTATTTGGAGCATCCGATGTGATGTCTCCAATATGTATGTGTTGTCTGAAACAAAAAGACGTGGACCTaagtaacaagttttaggaaacATTAAGAACAATTATCTCATTAGTTTGAAGTGGACAGTACTACATTGGTTGCTTGTTGTCCAAGGACTCGTGTTAGAAGCACCGTCGATTATGAAAGTTTAAGCCGAGCTTCACAAACTCTAGATAGAAAAAAGTAGTTCTCGAGTGGCAATTATGTGTCATTGTCCTAGCCCTAGATGACAAATTATTGGTTACCGCATGTGCACATGTTAGAAAAGTTCAATTCTAAAAGAGGTTATTGTCCCGAACATAAAAATTACCGTCATTTGATTAAATCGGCTCGCCATATGATATAAGTATTAGGGGAAATATCTCTTTTAGTCCGGTGAGGTCATATATACATAAGTCATTCTACTTGTTAAATACTTCAAATTTAACAGACCAGACCAAAACAGAATGCTTAGGTTAAACTATAGCAGCTAATGTATCCTGGGGCTCTGTCTTAGAAGTGTTTCGCTGTTAGAGCTTAATGACACTTGGACATAATTACTCTGGCCCCTACATATATGCCCTCCACCTTCCATTAGCCGTCTCCATGCAtactctctcttcctcttgaaCTTTCAAACCCTAGCCCTAGCCACCAATCCGAGAACGTACTTGAGATTCCTCTCTGATGGATCTCATCGACTCACGCCTCGGATTGCTTCAACCTCCGAATTTGTACAGCGATGACggcaacaacaacagcaacaacaaagAGACTCCTCCGCAACTCTCAGATCTCTCTTCACAGGGCTCTTATGGATATGATGAGTACCAGAAGTTAGGgtttgaggaagaagacaactTGGAGAGGACCACTACTCTAATGTCCAAGAACTTCCCTCCTGGTACTTGTGGTCCGTCAACGGATGCCCTCAAGTTTCGAGCAATGGACAATAGACGTGAAGGTGTTTATCATCAACCTCTCATTAATTTCAAGAGCAATAGTAGGTGTGAAAATTTCAGGCAAGCCAGTGGGTCTTTACTCAGCTTCCAACAGAGCCAAACGGTTGACCTGAATAACAGTGACTGCTTTGTGTGGAAAGATGATGGTATCATGAGCAATTACAACTATCACAACTTAAAGCAGATCGGTCCAAAGAGCAGCTCAGATCACCCGCGGACCGTAGAAGATATGAACTGCTATCAGTCCACTAGCACTTATGTCCCCATGGTTCATAACGCTGTCGTGAAATACGGAAACAGTTCAAGTAATTGGCTGTACTCAGAAGCCACGGCTGTCGCAGACAGCTCCCAGGAGTCCGGAGTGCAAGAAGCAGGGTTTCCCAAGCGTGCTTACATGGTATCCATGAACGCCGTTATCTTAATTTGATGGGTGTCCTTGAATCAGCTCTCTTCTTTGAGTTAACGCATTTGTTGCTTATCCTTGGTTAAGTTACATGACTGACATTCTTGTCTAGTCATCGTTAATCCATGAATTGCATCCATCATCGTTATATGATGAGATGAATATCGCTGACCATAGTTCTCTGGTACATATATATGTCGTTTTGTGCGATTGAGGTCATGACGTGACTGAATGACTTCTTATAGGGAGAGAGCGCGCAAGCTTCAAAGAAGCAATGCACGAGCGCCTCCAAGAGCTCATCAAAGTCCAAGTCGCCTTCATCAACAAAAGATCCGCAGAGTGTTGCCGCAAAGGTTGATTGATGTGCTTCCATCACACcatataaaaatttcatttgtattcatttgtttttctatGATTTGGAAATTCTGCAAGAAGGGTCGAATGATCTTAAGAGTTGTGTTTTGCACGCAGAACCGGCGAGAAAGGATCAGCGAGCGACTCAAGGTACTGCAGGATTTGGTTCCAAATGGTAATAAggttggtcttcttcttcttctctgttttttttttttttccttcttcctcatctGTTTCTAGTGGAATGAAAAATTGGCAtttcttattcatttttgtagaaTCTGAACATGTGCAGGTTGACCTGGTAACCATGTTAGAGAAAGCTATCAGTTATGTCAAGTTTCTCCAGTTGCAAGTGAAGGTGAATTTTCCGCACCACAATTCGTATAATCAACAACCTTCAGAAAGAAactaccacaaaaaacccaagTTTTGAAAGTATGTTCTCTCTATGTGCAGGTGTTGGCAACGGATGAATTTTGGCCAGCGCAAGGTGGGAAGGCTCCTGATATCTCCCAAGTGAAGGAAGCCATTGATGCCATCCTATCCTCTCAGAGAGACAGAAGCTCAAGCTCCAAGTGATGATGATGGACTTCGAGGCAAAGTAACAAATGTAGTCAAGTGTAGAAAAAAGTaataatgataatgataatgataatGATCATCATAGCAACAGCTCTCCTCTACAGTTCTCttcaaggaaaaggaaaaagaaggataaAGTTATAATTTGCAGGTGTTTCTGAGAAATAGTGCAGCTTCAATAGCAGCAGTGTGAAGTTAGGACTGAACATTTGTGCTTTGTTTGATCTTTGACACAATGTTCTGTCGAATGATCCGACGTTTGTAACCCGTCTACTTATGAGCGTTTCCGACTACTTTTGTTGTATCTTCAAAGCACTTCATCAAGCTAATACAAGATGATTAGTTCCTCATTTTACTTAGTTGCATGAGAGCCTTGATTAGCTCTGTGTCTCTGCTTTTCCATATAGTGAATTAGGAACGTGTAGAGGGTTCGCTTCGATAAATGAAACCTGAAATGAAGCTAACAGTATTGTCAGTTAAATTTGACCACACGATTTCCCAATTAacgagtattttatgcaaaacacacaaTGATGATGTATGAAtatacggttgagattgtaacTTCAGGGAAGCATTTTTCAAACTAAAAACCTTTCTATTCTAGTGCGAAAATGGCTATGCAACAGgtgaaaatggagagagagagacttgggTGCACGTGGACACCGAATATTATAGTAACAAACAAAATTTAGGCCTACTCAGTTACGAGAATAGCTTTCTTGCCTTCTTCAgcattgaaaaaagaaaaaaaaaagtgaaaaagacaGAAGTAccattgagttttttttttttggtcgaaaaagtaACATTGAGTTGAGTTTGCAGTCCTAAACCCTAATTAATGAACATGTTTAGCAGCGAGGGGTTGATCTATTTAGTAAGCCAAGCTAGAATGTTGTTCAGGCTTCCGTTTTCTTGAACAAATTTCGTAAAAACAAAGCAATCGATGTCTTAGAAAACTTATATCCTAGGAATGATCGCAAACTTCAAAACAGGGACATGAGTTAAACAAATTATAGTGTTTCGAGCTGTGCACGAACCACAAAACTTCTTCCTCGGAAGTGTTGCACCACCTAAATTTTATTACTATTATTCCCTAATCGATTAACAAATGAGGTTCGCAAACTCGCACGCAAAGCAAATTCTCGATTAGAAGGAAATGCTTCCTTCAAACGGGTGTCCAAAAGACATTCCGAGCTCGCGATTTGTTATATAAAAAGGCCAAAGACATTCTTATCGTGCAAtgcactatatatatatatatatatatatatatatatatatatatatatatatatatatatatatatatatgtgactTTGGATAATCCCCATAAGAAGCATGAAAACATGATTTCGAAACTCGTAAAACCCTTTCAATGCTTAAGCTCGTGCGATGTATTCAAGATGCGCGCACAAATTTACGATTGTTGAAGATTTAACTAACTGTATAGATCCCACTAGACTCGACAAttatgaaagggaaaaataatgTGAATGCTTTCTAAGTTCCACATTAGTATCAACTATCAGCTACATGCATTCAATTTCAATCTAAAATGTGAAAGTACCCATTGATCTCGATTTTGGCATGGTCGAAAGAGTTCATCCGACCGATGGTGTTGTTTCAATCCCACCTTCAGTGTTGGATTTGGATCCATCCACGCGAACCACTTCCCCGGATGTAGCTGTGGGAATCATACTGCACCCCCACCGGACATTTACCCGGATGCAATCGGCGTAAGTAAGGGTAGAGCCGATTCTCTCtgctattaaaaaagaaatttcttcacctataacttttgtcaattcgTTCAATTAAAA from Rhodamnia argentea isolate NSW1041297 chromosome 2, ASM2092103v1, whole genome shotgun sequence encodes the following:
- the LOC115737351 gene encoding putative transcription factor bHLH086 — translated: MDLIDSRLGLLQPPNLYSDDGNNNSNNKETPPQLSDLSSQGSYGYDEYQKLGFEEEDNLERTTTLMSKNFPPGTCGPSTDALKFRAMDNRREGVYHQPLINFKSNSRCENFRQASGSLLSFQQSQTVDLNNSDCFVWKDDGIMSNYNYHNLKQIGPKSSSDHPRTVEDMNCYQSTSTYVPMVHNAVVKYGNSSSNWLYSEATAVADSSQESGVQEAGFPKRAYMGESAQASKKQCTSASKSSSKSKSPSSTKDPQSVAAKNRRERISERLKVLQDLVPNGNKVDLVTMLEKAISYVKFLQLQVKVLATDEFWPAQGGKAPDISQVKEAIDAILSSQRDRSSSSK